One Pseudodesulfovibrio cashew DNA window includes the following coding sequences:
- a CDS encoding glutamine amidotransferase, with amino-acid sequence MKPFLIIRTGGTFPDVASKLGDFENWVARAMGLEHGQWITVNVQGGEALPSPGEFAGCAVTGSHDMVTDEALPWIETTAAWLRDAVRDGLPVFGICFGHQLLARALGGEAGFHPSGPEIGTMDIRCSPEATDDPLFTDLPGTFPGHTTHYQCALRLPPGSTLLAASDHEPHQAFRTGKHAWGVQFHPEFGAEAMRTYITRQADAIEERGGQTTTLLSEVKETPESTSLMRRFVQYCLGELAQA; translated from the coding sequence ATGAAACCATTCCTGATCATCCGCACCGGCGGGACGTTTCCCGACGTGGCCTCAAAGCTGGGCGACTTCGAAAACTGGGTTGCCCGTGCCATGGGCCTGGAGCACGGCCAGTGGATCACCGTAAACGTTCAGGGTGGCGAGGCGCTGCCCTCCCCAGGCGAATTCGCCGGATGCGCCGTCACCGGCTCCCACGACATGGTCACCGACGAAGCCTTGCCCTGGATCGAAACCACTGCGGCCTGGCTGCGCGACGCAGTGCGTGACGGCCTGCCGGTCTTCGGCATCTGTTTCGGACACCAGCTCCTGGCCCGCGCCCTGGGAGGCGAGGCGGGCTTTCACCCGAGCGGTCCGGAGATCGGAACCATGGACATCCGCTGCAGCCCCGAGGCTACGGACGACCCGCTTTTCACTGATCTTCCCGGCACTTTCCCCGGTCATACAACCCATTATCAATGCGCCCTGCGCCTGCCTCCAGGTTCGACCCTGCTGGCCGCCAGCGACCATGAGCCGCACCAGGCCTTCCGCACGGGGAAACACGCCTGGGGCGTCCAGTTCCACCCCGAGTTCGGGGCCGAGGCCATGCGCACCTACATCACGCGCCAGGCCGACGCAATTGAAGAGCGCGGCGGGCAAACCACCACCTTGCTGAGCGAAGTGAAGGAGACTCCCGAGTCAACTTCCCTGATGCGCCGATTCGTCCAATACTGTCTCGGCGAACTAGCCCAGGCGTAA
- a CDS encoding M48 family metalloprotease, with product MVPNILSPKLTRRQFLKAGSMAALGVAMGGCAKNPVTGKSQFMLVSEEQEIAMDKQASPHQLSADYGPVQDGALNSYVAGVGKSLSDRSHRPNMPYSFQVVNANYINAYAFPGGTVACTRGILVDLDNEAELSALLGHEVGHVNARHTASRMSTQMVAGTLAGIGGAFVGARYGGEWGALAGGLGGIGVGALLASYSRDDERQADALGMEYMTRAGYNPDGMVGLMDMLNDQHQQEPSALEVMFSTHPMSSERLATARKRAYTEYMGSREYSFYRERYMDNTAELRAIEPAIKDLQEAEKLLRGKKYADAEGKCAEALKIAPDDYAGLLLMSKCQVVQGKYDEAQPYVARAKDVYPSEAQAMQLSGLLMVKSKHYEAAFENFDAYEKTLPGNPYTPFYKGYSQEGMGHTGQAAQEYIRFLKQVNSGDQAKYAYYRLVQWGYIKGAAEPVADPFAGLA from the coding sequence ATGGTTCCGAACATATTGTCGCCGAAGCTGACTCGCCGCCAGTTCCTCAAGGCCGGCTCCATGGCCGCCCTCGGGGTGGCCATGGGCGGTTGCGCCAAGAATCCGGTCACCGGCAAGAGCCAGTTCATGCTCGTGTCCGAGGAGCAGGAGATTGCCATGGACAAACAGGCGTCTCCCCACCAGCTTTCCGCCGACTACGGTCCGGTTCAGGACGGCGCCCTGAACAGCTATGTGGCCGGTGTGGGCAAGTCCCTCTCCGACAGGAGCCATCGCCCGAACATGCCGTATTCCTTCCAGGTGGTGAACGCCAACTATATTAATGCCTACGCCTTCCCCGGCGGCACCGTTGCCTGCACTCGCGGCATTCTCGTGGACCTGGACAACGAAGCCGAACTGTCCGCTCTTCTGGGCCATGAGGTAGGCCATGTCAACGCCCGACACACCGCCTCGCGCATGAGTACGCAGATGGTGGCCGGAACCCTGGCAGGTATCGGCGGGGCCTTTGTGGGCGCGCGCTATGGCGGAGAGTGGGGCGCTCTGGCCGGTGGGCTCGGCGGTATCGGCGTGGGCGCGCTTCTGGCGTCCTACAGTCGCGACGACGAACGCCAGGCCGACGCCCTGGGCATGGAATACATGACCCGGGCGGGTTACAATCCGGACGGCATGGTCGGCCTCATGGATATGCTCAACGACCAGCACCAGCAAGAGCCCAGCGCCCTGGAGGTGATGTTCTCCACCCACCCCATGTCATCCGAGCGGCTGGCCACGGCCAGGAAGCGGGCCTACACCGAGTATATGGGATCCCGCGAGTACAGCTTCTACCGCGAGCGGTACATGGACAACACGGCGGAACTCCGCGCCATCGAACCTGCCATCAAAGACCTCCAGGAGGCGGAGAAGCTCCTGCGCGGCAAGAAGTACGCCGACGCCGAGGGAAAGTGCGCCGAAGCGCTCAAGATCGCGCCGGACGACTACGCGGGGCTGCTCCTCATGTCCAAGTGCCAAGTGGTCCAGGGCAAGTACGACGAGGCCCAGCCGTACGTGGCAAGGGCCAAGGACGTCTATCCGAGCGAGGCCCAGGCCATGCAGCTCAGCGGCCTGCTCATGGTCAAGTCCAAGCACTACGAGGCGGCCTTCGAGAATTTCGACGCCTATGAAAAGACCCTGCCCGGCAACCCCTACACGCCCTTCTACAAGGGCTATAGCCAGGAAGGCATGGGCCACACCGGGCAGGCCGCCCAGGAGTATATCCGTTTCCTGAAGCAGGTTAACTCCGGAGACCAGGCCAAGTACGCCTATTATCGCCTTGTCCAGTGGGGCTATATCAAGGGCGCTGCCGAGCCCGTGGCCGATCCCTTCGCGGGGCTGGCCTGA
- a CDS encoding TlpA family protein disulfide reductase, giving the protein MNYFKRLAALSALLLLLIACSGGAPEETEASSAPPESPAERFPAMDVAQLDNYLTANKGKPTMLIFWATWCPSCKQAIPEMEKLAQSHGDKVNVITVSVDERRELLTRYFQDKEQPLPVYWGGEDLVRKFGVEAIPTLVLFNKSGEPVFSRPGAFPYSMLTAMADKLNAE; this is encoded by the coding sequence ATGAACTATTTCAAGCGGCTTGCCGCATTGTCGGCGCTTTTGCTCCTGCTCATCGCCTGTTCCGGTGGCGCTCCCGAGGAGACCGAGGCCAGCTCGGCCCCGCCCGAGTCGCCTGCGGAACGGTTCCCGGCCATGGATGTCGCACAGTTGGACAACTATCTGACGGCCAACAAGGGCAAGCCCACAATGCTCATCTTCTGGGCTACCTGGTGCCCGTCCTGCAAGCAGGCCATCCCGGAGATGGAGAAGCTCGCCCAATCGCACGGTGACAAGGTCAACGTGATCACCGTCTCCGTGGATGAGCGGCGCGAATTGCTGACGCGCTACTTCCAGGACAAGGAGCAGCCCCTGCCCGTTTATTGGGGCGGCGAGGACCTCGTCCGGAAGTTCGGCGTGGAGGCCATCCCCACCCTGGTGCTCTTCAACAAGAGCGGAGAGCCCGTGTTTTCAAGGCCCGGAGCCTTCCCCTACTCCATGCTCACGGCCATGGCCGACAAGCTGAATGCGGAGTAG
- a CDS encoding N-acetyltransferase — translation MIRKARIEDVKAIHGLLMHREEHEGLVLPRSFSQLYSHLRDFFVVVDDDGKVIGCCALNIIWDNLAEIRSLVVDPVHRGKRLGRKLVEACLSEAVTLGIYKVYTLTEQTAFFAHLGFEPEDMDQLNQKVFTDCLNCPRFPDHCNEVAMIMNL, via the coding sequence GTGATCCGCAAGGCACGCATAGAAGACGTCAAGGCTATCCACGGACTGCTCATGCATCGCGAGGAGCACGAGGGACTGGTCCTGCCGCGTTCGTTCAGCCAGTTATATTCCCACCTCCGGGATTTTTTCGTGGTGGTGGACGATGACGGCAAGGTCATCGGGTGCTGCGCCCTGAACATCATCTGGGATAACCTGGCCGAGATCCGCTCCCTGGTGGTGGACCCTGTCCACAGGGGAAAACGCCTCGGCCGCAAGCTGGTGGAGGCGTGCCTGAGCGAGGCCGTGACCCTGGGGATCTACAAGGTCTATACCCTGACCGAGCAGACGGCGTTCTTCGCTCATCTCGGCTTCGAGCCCGAGGACATGGACCAGCTCAACCAGAAGGTCTTCACCGACTGCCTCAATTGTCCCCGCTTTCCCGATCATTGCAACGAGGTTGCCATGATCATGAATCTCTAA